The window TCGCCCGTCCCGCCCCCGCCACCCCGACGGCTGCGTGTTGCCGTTGCACTCCGCGCTGCGCATGCCGTCGCGCTGGTCGAACCCCATGGCCTGCAAGCGCGACCGCTTGCCCTCCGCCACGTCGTCCAGGTCGCGCCGCGACACGCGGGACACCCCCTTGTTGCTGCTCATCCACAGGTGCCCGTCACCGTCCGACACGATGCTGAACACCGCGTCGTCGTACAGCCCCTGCATCGACACCGTGTAGCGGACCCAGTTCCCGTTGCGCCACCGCCCCAACCCCGACTCCGTGCCCACCCACACCGTGCCGTCCGCGTCCGCCAGGAGCGACAGCACCACCTCGCCCGGCAGCCCATCCTTCACCGTGAAGCGGCGCAGCCCCTTGCCCTCCTCGTAGCGCCACAACCCGCCCTCGGAGCCGAACCACATGGCGCCGGACGCGTCCTCCGCCATGACGATGATGGGCTGGACGAGGCCCTGCTTCGCCCCGAACACCGTGACGTCGCCACCGCGCACCCGCGCCAGGCCCTTGCGCGTGCCGAACCACGCGGAGCCTCGCGAGTCGATGAGCATCGCCGTCACCACGTCGTCCGGCAGGCCCTGCGTGAGCGCCGTGCGCACGAAGCGCTGTCCGTCGTACTGGAACGCGCCGGCGTTGGAGCCCACCCACAGCGTGCCGTCCGGCGCCTCGTGCAACGCGGTGATGACCGCGTCCGAGCCGCCCCCGAAGTCATCCACGTGGAGGATGCGCCCGTCGCGCAGCCGGAACAGCCCGCCCCCCACCGTGCCCAGCCACACCGTGCCGGAGCGGTCCTCCAACACCGTGCTCACCGTCTCGTTCGACAGGCCCTCCGGGATGCCGTACGTCGCGAACGGCCCGTCCCTCAGGCGGAACAGGCCCGAATACGTGCCCACCCAGAGGTTGCCGTCGCGGTCCTCCAGCAGCGACAACACCTCCGCGTCCGCCAACCCCGCGCCGTGCAGGGGCGCGCTGAAGCCATCCGCCTCGCGCCGCACCAGCCCGCCGCGTCGCGTGCCCACCCAGAGGTTGCCCCGGCTGTCCGACAACAGCGACGTGACGCCCGCGGGCAGGCCATCCACCGCCGTGAAGCGCCGCGCCACCGTCCCGTTCCACGACACGAGCCCGGAGTCCGTGCCCATCCACAACCCACCGGACGCGTCCCGGAACAGCGCCGTCACCTCCGGCCGCGCGTCCGGGCCAGGCACCGGGAACGGGTGCGGCTCCAGCTGCCCGCCCGTCATCAACGCCACGCCGCTCTTCGTCCCCACCCACAGCCGGTTGTCCCCGCCCGCGTGCGCGAGCGCGGTGATGACCGGGGAGGGGAGCCCGTCCGCCTCCGTGTATTGACGCGCCACGCCCCCGCTCAGGGGCACCTGCCACAGCCCTCCCGTCGTGCCGACCCACAGCACGCCCTCGCCCACCAGCAGCTCCTCGACGCGCACGCCCTCCAGCGGCGCGGAGGCGCCCGGCGCCCGCTCGAAGCGACCGTTGGAGTACGTCACCAGGCCCTGGTCCGTGCCCACCCACAGCACGCCGGACGCGTCCTCCGCGAGCGCCTTGATGGTGTGGTTGCGCAGCTCCGGCGTGTTGCGCTTGTCGAACACGACGAAGCGCGCGCCGTCGAAGCGCGCCAGGCCCTCCCACGTGCCCAGCCACAGGTAGCCGTCACGCGTCTGCGCCAACGACAGCAGGCTGTTCTGCGGGAGCCCATCGTCGCTGCGCCAGGAGTCCTGGCTGAACTGGGAGACACGGCGTTGCGGGTCCAGGGCATGACCCGTCCCCGCCAGGACGAGCCCGACGACGAAGACGAGTCCGACCAGCCCGCGCCACACCGCGCGGAGCCGCTGCCCCGAGATGACCATGCCGTCCCCCAGTGTCCGGCAGAAATGGCCGCGAGGCCAAACCCCCGCCATTCACCGATAGTGGAACGTTGGTCATAACGGCCTCGGCAACAGCGGCGGGGGACCACCTTCCCCCCCACGACACCCAAACTTCCCCCCGCCGCTGTCGCCTCGTACGCCACCACCGCCGGCCCCAAGAGCCGCGCTCCCGGAAAGCCGGGGCCATGGCCCGAGCGCTCATCGCCTCGAGGCTCCGGTGGTGGAGGAAGCCTCGCCGCATCGCGCTGGGAGGAAGATGGGAAGCGCCAAAATTCCGCGCCACTGCGGGAAGAAGACAGCAGTCACGTCCCCCGGTGTGCCCAGGCGACCCGGTGGCGCATGCCTTCCCGCCCGCCGCGACAGGCGCGGGCCCCCTGGCGGGTCGCCACGGTCCGCCATCAGCGGACACACGGCGCGCGAGCCGACTTCCCGCGCGCGCGCGCCGGTCTATGCTGCGCGCCCCGAAAAGAGGGCGGATGAGCGACGGGGTGTTGTTCTCGACGGACAGGGTGAGCACCGAGGCCCGCTACCAGTGGCGGCTGTGGGGCGCGGACGTGTTGGACCTGGCGACGGCGGCGCTCGTCGGCTGGGCCGCGCTGCGGGGGCTGGAGCAGGAGCGGACGCCCGGGAAGATGGTGCTCGCCATGACACTGGCCTGGCTCGCGCTGTCCGGCGTGGGTGGGCTGACGGGCAGGACGCTGTGGCGGCAGCTGTGGGGGGTGCGGCTGGTGCGCGGCGGTCGTCCTCCGGGCGCGCTCCGGGGCGTCCTCCGCGGGCTGACCACCCCGGTGGATCTCCTCCTGACGGTCGTGCTGCTGCGCCGGCCCTTCGATACGGCGTTGGGTCTGTACGCGGAGCAGGCGGCCGCGAGCGCGCGGGCCTGGTTCAAGGGCCTGACGTGGCAGCTCCCCTGGGTGGGGGTGCTCGCGGGCACGGCGTGGCTGCTCGTCACGCCGACGCGCGCGGAGATGCTCAAGTACCTGGGGCGGACGTTGACGGGCTGGCACTGCTGCCATGGGACGCGGGACGTGACGAGGGAGTGCCGCGCGTCGCTGGACCGCGCCGTGCGCGACGCCCGCGCCCACCCGGACGACGCGCAACTGCGCGCCGTGGTGGCCGACTGTCCGGTGGCCACCCAGCGCCTGGGCGCGGACTGAGCGGCGCCCCCAAGGCCCAGGGCCCCGGGCTTCAGCGCACGCCAGGCAGCCGCGCCCGCAGCTCGCCCTCGTTGCAGAAGACGCCGACCTCGCCGTTCTCCACCAGGAACTCCGCCGACGGAGCGAAGCTGGACACCACGCGCTCGGTCCCCTTGGGCAGGTCTCCCAGGAGCCCCCGGAAGCGCAGCCGCTTCACGACGTAGCAGCGGGTCCAGTTGATGGAGTCGGTGTTGCGGATGAGCAGGTTGCCGCCGCGGATGTTGCGCAGCCCCGTGGCCACGCTGATGGTTCCCTGCAGGGGGCGCTTGGCGGGCTTCGGGTCGGCCTTCGGCGGCTCGGCCCCACCCTCCTCCTCCCCCTGCGCGCGCGCCTTGGCGAGGACGGAGGCCGGCACGACGGCGAAGAGGTCGCCCTCCGCGGACAGGGCGTCCTGGTCCAACATCACCTTCGCCACCTCCAGGGAACGGAGCGCCTTGCGGATTCCCTTCGCGCCGCCCGCGGGCAGCACCTTGGCCGACCCCAGCACCGGGCGCTGACCGCCACGTCCCGGAGGCCCCACCACCTGGAGCTCCATGCCCTCCTCCAGGTGCGTGGCGTACGGGCCCCTCACGGCGACGAAGGTGCCCTCATCCAGCACGGACAGGACCTCGGCGGGGGTGACGTACTTCACGCTCGCCACCGCGGGGGGCTTGGGGGTGGGAGGCCGGGAGGCCGGCTTCGGCGGCGCGGGGCGCTTGCTCGTCGCCGGCGCCTTCTCCGCCACCGGGGCCGGCTCGCTCGCGGGAGCGGGCGACTGCGCGGCGGGCGCCGCCGGCTCGGTCGGCTGGGGCGCCTCGGCCACCGCGGAGGGGGCCTTGCCCGGGGCCGCGCTGGGAGGAGGCGTGGACGGCTGTCCGGCCGGGGCCGGCGACGTCCCGGCGGGCGCGGGCACAGGCGCGGTCGCGACGGGAGCGGAGGCTCCACGCCGCATGAAGTAGGCGGTCCCCGCCGCGGTACCCGCCATCAACAACAGGACACAGAGCGCCACGAGCGCGGTCCGGGAGCGCGGCGCCTCCTCCGCGCGGGGCGGAGACGCGACGGGGGCCTCGGTGGCGGCCGACCGCGCCGCGCCAGTCCCAGGGGCCGAGACGTCCATGCCCACCGGGGCGAGTCCCCCGGAGGGGGGCCTGCCCGAGGCGGCCTCGCCCTGGCGCATCATCGTCGGCTCGAAGCCCCCGGCCGCGAGCGCCTCGTCCGCCATCCGCGCGGGAGCGATACCGCCGGAGCGCGGCTTGCCCGGGGCCGCCTCGCCCTGGCGCATCATCGTCGGCTCGAGGCCCCCGGCGCCCTCCGACGGGGCCATGCCTCCGGAGCGCGGCTTGCCCGGGGCCGCCTCGCCCTGACGCATCATCGTCGGCTCGAAGCCCCCGGCGACCTCCGGCGGGGCCATGCCTCCGGAGCGGGGTTTGCCCGGGGCCGCCTCGCTCCCCTGGCGCATCAGGGTCGCGTCGGCGCCGGGAGCCTCCGCGGAGGGTCCCTGCGGCCCGGTCCCGAACATGCCCGTGCCCGTTCCCGCGCCAGGCTGGACGTAGGGCGTGGGCGTGCGGCGGTGGCTGGTGGAGGACGTCACCTTGGAGATGAGCTGGCGCTGCGCCGCGAAGGCCTCCGGGCACAGCGAGCGGACGAACTGGCCCACCTCCTCGGCGCCCACCGCCGCGCCCGAGCGCACCAGCTCGCTGTTGAGCGCCCGCGCCAGCTCGTCCGCGCGCGAGTAGCGCTCATCCGGCCTGGCGGCGAGCGCCTTGCGGATGACGGCGTCCAGCGCGACGTCCACGTCCGGCCGCAGCGTGCACAGCGACGGCACCGACGGCGACGACATGGCCGCCATCATCTCCCCCACCGTCCCGTGGGGGATGAGCGAACGGCCGGCCAGCATCTCCCACACCACCACCCCGCACGAATAGATGTCGCTGCGGTGGTCCAGCGGCTCGGCCCGCACCTGCTCCGGGGACATGTAGCCCAGCTTCCCCATCACCGTGGACGGCAGGGTGTACTTGCTGCGCGCGGCGGACTTGGCGAGGCCGAAGTCGATGACCTTCACCTCGCCCTCGTAGGACACCATGGCGTTGTGGGGCGACACGTCGCGGTGGACGATGCCCAGCGGCGTGCCGTCCGGCCCCGTCTTGCGGTGCGCGTACCCCAGGCCCTCCGCCATGCGCTGGCCCAGGAACAGCGCCACGGGCACCGGCACCGACACGTTCTGCGCGCGCGACTGCTCGAGCAGGTACGCCAGGTCCACGCCGGCCACGTACTCCAGCGCCATGTAGTACGTCCCCTCGGCCTCCCCCATGTCGTACACCTGGGCGATGGACGAGTGGACCAGGTGCACCAGCACCTTGGCCTCGTGGTGGAAGCGGTCGAGGAACTGCCGGTCCTTCAGCAACGCCGGGAGGATGGTCTTGACGATGCACGGCTTCTCGAAGCCGGCCGCGCCGCTGATCTTCGCCAGGAAGACCTCCCCCATGCCCCCCTGGCCCAGGGGGTGGACGAGCTCGTAGCGCCCGAGGAAGCGGGTGGTCTCTGTAGGTGCGGTGCTCATGGCTTCTCCGGCAGCGAAGCACCCGGACACACACGGAATCAAGCAGCCGGGAAGGCTCCGCCCTTCTGTCAGACACCGCACGCCCCCCCGGAAGCAAAGCCCCTCCGTCGGAAACGGGGTGTCGGGAGGGCCCGGTCCCCCAGGTCCTCGGACCCCGGGTCCCCGGCGCGTCCGCGCGCCGCGAGGGCCCGGTGTGGCGCGCGCCCACTCCTCGCGCGGGGTGGGTGACGGGGGCTGACGGGGAGCCAGGTGGCGCCTGAGGTGGCCAGGACGCGGGGGCCAGTTTGGAACATCCGGACAACACCGGATGTGAACCCGCGTACCTCCGAGCGGCGAGCGAGCGCGGCGAGCGTTGCGGCACGCGGGGCGGATGCACTCCCTGGGGGGACACGCGGGTGCGCACCGTCGAGGCCGTCCGCGATGACGCCCTGTTCGTGACGGAAGGAAGTGGCTCATGAAGCGCTGGGGACTCGTGGGGCTCGTGGCACTGGTGTCGTGCATGCCTGACGGTCCTCCGACGCCGGAGGCGCTGGAGCACATCTGCCCGGGTGTCATCGCGGGTGGGCTGCCCGAGGCGCCCCTCGCGATGAGTGCGCCGGGCACCGACGCGGACGACTCGCGCGAGCGCTTCATCGTCCGCTACCGGCGGGACGCGAGGATGGCGGCCTCCTCCCGCGTGCACGCGCTGGGGGGACGGGTGACGGCGACGTTGCGCAGCGTGCCCGCGGTGGCGGCCAGGTTGTCGCCCCAGCAGCGGCTGGCGCTGTCGGCGGACCCGGCGGTGGAGGCCATCGAACCGGACGAGGAGCTGCGCGCGCTCGGCCCCGCCACGCTGCCCACCCTGTCCCTGGTGGGCACCGCGAGCCGCGGCGCCGTGCAGGGCGAGTACACGGACGGCCTGCGCCAGGTGCAGGCGAACGCGGTGTGGGACCGCGACAACGACGGGGCGCCAGACCCGGGCGCGCCCACGGGCGCGGGCGTGAAGGTGTGCGTCATCGACAGCGGCCTCGACCCGGAGCACCCGGAGCTGCGCGGCGCCATGGTGAGCGGCCTGGACCTGCTGGATGGCGACGACGACCCGAGCGATTCGGGCAACGGCCGCTGGGGCACCGGTCATGGCACCCACGTGGCGGGCATCATCGGCGCGCGTCCGGGCCTGGGTGGCCGGGGGACGCCGGTGCTCGACGAGGGTGGGGTGATGGGCGTGGCCCCGGGCTCGGAGCTGCTCATCGTCCGCGTGCTGGACCTGCAGGGGCGCACGCACATGAGCCTGGTGCTGATGGCGCTGGAGTACTGCGTGGACCAGGGGGCGAAGGTGGTCTCCCTGTCGCTGGGCGGCGGCCTGGGCACGCCCACCACCCGCGAGGCGTTCAAGGCGGCGGTCGACAAGGGCGTGCTGGTGGTGGCCGCGTCGGGCAACGACGGCGACAACGTGGTGTCGTATCCGGGGTCGGACCCGTCGGTGCTCGCGGTGGGCGCGGTGGACGCGCAGAACCGCCGCGCCTTCTTCTCCTCCGGGGGTTCGGCCCTGGCGCTGGTGGCGCCGGGCGTGGACGTGCTGTCCACCTTCCCTCGGGAGCTCGGCGCGTTCGCCTCGCTGAGGGTGGGCGACACGCTGCCCCTGACGCGCTCGCTGCTGTATGGCCCCACCGGGGCGCCCGTGGGCGCGCTGGTGGACTGCGGCACCGGCGAGACGATGGACTCGTGTCGCGAGGGCGGCACCTGCGCCGGCTTCATCGCCTATGTGCACCCCAGCCGCGCGCCCGCCGACCACGTCATGGTCAACGTGATGCGGCAGGGCGCCCGCGCGGTCGTCTTCAGCAACGACACCGTCGAGAGCGGCGTGGAGATTCTCGCCGTCCCGCAGCGGGGCCAGTGGGTGCCCGCGGTGACCCTCAACCAGCCGGGCAGCTCGGTGGTGGGACGGCAGCTGGGGGCGATGGTGCAGGTGAACGTGCGGTCCGCCGACTACGCCTATATGTCCGGCACCTCCATGGCGACGCCCTTCGTCAGCGGCGTGGCGGCGCTGCTGTTCAGCGCGGTGCCCACGGCTACGCCCGCGGACGTGAGGCACGCGCTGCTGTCCACCGCCAGGGACCTGGGACCGGCCGGCCATGACGACGGCTTCGGCCACGGGCTGGTGCAGGCGCGGGCGGCGCTCGAGGCCCTGGTCGGCGCCAGCCCGTGAGCCGGGGGCCCGGCCGCCCTTCCCTCCTGTTCCCCGGGGTGGGGAGGGTGAGTGGACGGGCCCGGCGGGAGTGACCCCGGGACATTGTCGCGCCATGGCGCGGACGCCACGTTGCCTTCCGGACGCTCGGGAAAGGAGCCCGGAATGAAGGCATTCGTGCGTATCGCGGGGTGCGTGGCGACGCTGTGGGGGGGCGCGGCGCTGGCCCAGGACGACTACCGGCCCAGCGCGCAGCGCGCCACCCGCCAGGACATCGAGCCCCTGACGGTGAGCCACTCGCGCGAGGAGAAGCGGGCGGACCTCGGGCTCTACGCGCAGCTGGGCGGCGGCGTGGAGGGCTACACCGGGCAGCTCAACGCGAACACGGGCGCGGGCTTCGCCTATGGCGCCGCCGTGGGCTACCGCCCCATGCCCTACCTCGCGGTGGAGCTGGGCTACCAGGGCAGCATCAACAGCCTGGACGTCCCGGGCCGCTCGGTGAACCTCGACCACGGCGTGGACCTGGTGCGCAACGGCGGCCAGGCGCTGGTGATTGGCAACTTCACGGACTCGCGGCTGCAGCCCTACGGCGTGGCGGGCATCGGCGTGGACGACTACAA of the Myxococcus stipitatus genome contains:
- a CDS encoding S8 family serine peptidase gives rise to the protein MKRWGLVGLVALVSCMPDGPPTPEALEHICPGVIAGGLPEAPLAMSAPGTDADDSRERFIVRYRRDARMAASSRVHALGGRVTATLRSVPAVAARLSPQQRLALSADPAVEAIEPDEELRALGPATLPTLSLVGTASRGAVQGEYTDGLRQVQANAVWDRDNDGAPDPGAPTGAGVKVCVIDSGLDPEHPELRGAMVSGLDLLDGDDDPSDSGNGRWGTGHGTHVAGIIGARPGLGGRGTPVLDEGGVMGVAPGSELLIVRVLDLQGRTHMSLVLMALEYCVDQGAKVVSLSLGGGLGTPTTREAFKAAVDKGVLVVAASGNDGDNVVSYPGSDPSVLAVGAVDAQNRRAFFSSGGSALALVAPGVDVLSTFPRELGAFASLRVGDTLPLTRSLLYGPTGAPVGALVDCGTGETMDSCREGGTCAGFIAYVHPSRAPADHVMVNVMRQGARAVVFSNDTVESGVEILAVPQRGQWVPAVTLNQPGSSVVGRQLGAMVQVNVRSADYAYMSGTSMATPFVSGVAALLFSAVPTATPADVRHALLSTARDLGPAGHDDGFGHGLVQARAALEALVGASP
- a CDS encoding outer membrane protein, translating into MKAFVRIAGCVATLWGGAALAQDDYRPSAQRATRQDIEPLTVSHSREEKRADLGLYAQLGGGVEGYTGQLNANTGAGFAYGAAVGYRPMPYLAVELGYQGSINSLDVPGRSVNLDHGVDLVRNGGQALVIGNFTDSRLQPYGVAGIGVDDYNIRHDSVGERFGYRDDTSGYVPAGLGLRYQIGKLVTADARVSYNFLFDQDFAPTAATPDWMDGRYLATLQLGGTY
- a CDS encoding protein kinase domain-containing protein — its product is MSTAPTETTRFLGRYELVHPLGQGGMGEVFLAKISGAAGFEKPCIVKTILPALLKDRQFLDRFHHEAKVLVHLVHSSIAQVYDMGEAEGTYYMALEYVAGVDLAYLLEQSRAQNVSVPVPVALFLGQRMAEGLGYAHRKTGPDGTPLGIVHRDVSPHNAMVSYEGEVKVIDFGLAKSAARSKYTLPSTVMGKLGYMSPEQVRAEPLDHRSDIYSCGVVVWEMLAGRSLIPHGTVGEMMAAMSSPSVPSLCTLRPDVDVALDAVIRKALAARPDERYSRADELARALNSELVRSGAAVGAEEVGQFVRSLCPEAFAAQRQLISKVTSSTSHRRTPTPYVQPGAGTGTGMFGTGPQGPSAEAPGADATLMRQGSEAAPGKPRSGGMAPPEVAGGFEPTMMRQGEAAPGKPRSGGMAPSEGAGGLEPTMMRQGEAAPGKPRSGGIAPARMADEALAAGGFEPTMMRQGEAASGRPPSGGLAPVGMDVSAPGTGAARSAATEAPVASPPRAEEAPRSRTALVALCVLLLMAGTAAGTAYFMRRGASAPVATAPVPAPAGTSPAPAGQPSTPPPSAAPGKAPSAVAEAPQPTEPAAPAAQSPAPASEPAPVAEKAPATSKRPAPPKPASRPPTPKPPAVASVKYVTPAEVLSVLDEGTFVAVRGPYATHLEEGMELQVVGPPGRGGQRPVLGSAKVLPAGGAKGIRKALRSLEVAKVMLDQDALSAEGDLFAVVPASVLAKARAQGEEEGGAEPPKADPKPAKRPLQGTISVATGLRNIRGGNLLIRNTDSINWTRCYVVKRLRFRGLLGDLPKGTERVVSSFAPSAEFLVENGEVGVFCNEGELRARLPGVR